Part of the Nicotiana sylvestris chromosome 2, ASM39365v2, whole genome shotgun sequence genome, CTTACACTCGCACCTTTTAAAACATTGGGATTATCATAGTTTCTCTTTTGCTATTTCTGAAATCTATACCGACCTATAATTTTGTTTCTGGACATATTTCAGATAAGCCACTCACCAACTGTTTTAATGTCTATCtctacctccccccccccccccaatctcTACCTTTTGATTCATCATATACAGTCGAattagagaaagagagagagaaaagtatGTTTGCTAAATTccgataaaaatggaaaattgcagAGAGAGAAGACATGGCAAAGGGAAATTACGAGAAGGCCATTGTTTCACTCCAGAACCTCCTCAGGTTTGGACCATCGTATTTATAACATTAACTGAAATATGCTTTAAAAAGGAATCGTAAGAtactttcgtttttaaatatttagAAAATGAACCAAAGTCGTTCCTTTAATTTTGTTCAAAGTTGTGTTTTAAACTTCTTCGACAAAAACATTTTCAAATATCTAGATGCTTAAACAGTTTTTCATAAAAgttattaaaaatttattttatatttgaatGATTATTCTTAAaaaagataatatatatatatatatatatatatttacgtAGTCGAACTATATTGTAACATATATGTTTATataattttgtatttattatAGAGTAATAATTACTAAAGGAGTAATAGATGCAGTGTGGTACATAATAGCACTTGCTTAAGAATCTACATTTCTTACTTAAGTAGCAATTTAATAAACCAAGAGTATTAATTATGGGTGTTGGATTTGGAAATCATGCCATTGAAGTGAGAATGAAGAACTGGAACCGGTTGTAGCAGAAAGAATTGATGAAATCACAGCTGAGTTACAAACGACAGGCTGCAAATCCTTCGACCCTGTTCAAAGGATCAAGACTGGTTTTTATTATTTCAAAACAGAGATATATGAGTAAAGCCCCTTTGttcccttctttttcttttccctaaCATGTTAAAAATGTGTCTTTAATTTTCATACAATGGTAATTAAATAAAACAATTCCTTGAAATGACAATTCCTAATAAACTAATTTCTTTCATGTATCAGCAAAAACTCAGAACTGTTTGATAAACTCAAGAAAGGACAGGAGCCCAAGGTATACGATCTATAttacatttttttttactttgtaatttaattttctatAGCTGAAAATAAAAGTATCCAACAATGTAACAGTTTCTAGTGTTTGCTTGCTCTGATTCACGAGTGAGTCCATCCCATGTGCTGAATTTTCAGCCCGGCGAGGCTTTTATGGCTCGAAACATCGCCAACATGGTCCCTCCTTATGACAAGGTCATTTATCAGTTTAAATTTTATACATtagcttcttttttcttttctatattcaTTTAGTTAATTTACTGGACTTTTGTGTTGGAATTGGATTGCAACAGACAAAATACTCGGGAGTAGGAGCTATAATAGAATACGCTGTTCTCCATCTTAACATAGAAAATATTTTAGTCATTGGCCATAGTGCCTGTGGAGGTATTAAGGCTCTCATGGAACTCCCAGAAGATGGTTCTGAATCAAAGTATGTATCATTAAGTAACTGAATTTATACAAATTAACAGAAAGAAAACAACGTTTAACTTAACAATTAATTATGTTATGTTACTAATTCAAGAAATAAATATATATGTGTTGATTTAGTGATTTTATTGAGGATTGGGTGAAAATTGGATTACCTGCCAAGGCCAAAGTGCTAGCTGAACATGGGGATAAAACTTTTGAAGAGCAAGTTAAATGCTGTGAGAAGGTAAAATAGTGTTCTCACATTAATTGtcttttttacttttgtttctAAATATCAACTAGTAATTTATTACATAATAATGCGATTGAATAAACTACAGGAAGCTGTGAATGTATCACTAGCCAATCTGCTGAC contains:
- the LOC104231729 gene encoding carbonic anhydrase, chloroplastic-like translates to MAKGNYEKAIVSLQNLLSENEELEPVVAERIDEITAELQTTGCKSFDPVQRIKTGFYYFKTEIYDKNSELFDKLKKGQEPKFLVFACSDSRVSPSHVLNFQPGEAFMARNIANMVPPYDKTKYSGVGAIIEYAVLHLNIENILVIGHSACGGIKALMELPEDGSESNDFIEDWVKIGLPAKAKVLAEHGDKTFEEQVKCCEKEAVNVSLANLLTYPFVSDALVNKNLALKGGYYDFINGRFELWGLNFGLSHPCYI